The proteins below come from a single Notamacropus eugenii isolate mMacEug1 chromosome 7, mMacEug1.pri_v2, whole genome shotgun sequence genomic window:
- the LOC140514373 gene encoding normal mucosa of esophagus-specific gene 1 protein-like yields the protein MNIFQLMMKKKELIPLITFATVGGVGAACMGLYSLSKSDVIINKTTNPEPWENINPHKPQKLLTISQKWKPVEELQKVRKLTK from the exons ATGAACATCTTtcaactcatgatgaaaaagaaagaa CTCATTCCTTTGATTACATTTGCGACTGTTGGTGGGGTTGGAGCAGCCTGTATGGGGCTATACTCCCTTTCCAAAAGTGACGTGAT cATTAACAAGACGACAAATCCAGAACCATGGGAAAACATAAACCCTCACAAGCCGCAAAAG cttctcaCAATTAGTCAGAAGTGGAAGCCTGTTGAAGAACTACAGAAGGTCAGAAAATTGACCAAGTGA